The following are from one region of the Paracoccus sp. S3-43 genome:
- a CDS encoding APC family permease, with translation MADTYMGAAAPGAHQPELHRVMGPKLLLLFIVGDILGTGVYALTGTVAAEVGGAAWAPFLVAFLVATITAMSYLELVTRYPQAAGAALYAHRAFGVHFLTFLVAFTVMCSGITSASTASNAFAGFLNDGFRLGFAKSSAGILLIALGFMALVAAINLRGVGESVKANVILTCVELTGLLMIIFVGFYAMAQGRADFSEVMVFHSSEEKGAFLSLTAATALAFFAMVGFEDSVNMAEEVKDPVRIFPRIMLTGLGITGVIYILVSICAVALVPVGDLSNPDKGSALTQVVRAGAPNLPFDTIFPFIGMFAVANSALINMLMASRLLYGLARQGVLPHGLGLVHHRRRTPWVAILFTTALAFGLIYFVVTRSELPAVSLLGGTTSLLLLCVFTVVNISLIVLRRQPAGHDHFRAPAITPWIGAVTCAFLAGPWARSAAQMDQYRIAGWLLAIGIVLWAATWIWNRARHKPHPGSLGDIESMREHHGDSPRN, from the coding sequence ATGGCGGACACATATATGGGGGCGGCCGCGCCGGGCGCGCATCAGCCGGAACTGCATCGCGTCATGGGGCCGAAGCTGCTGCTCTTGTTCATCGTCGGCGACATTCTGGGCACCGGGGTCTATGCCCTGACCGGCACCGTCGCGGCCGAGGTCGGCGGCGCGGCCTGGGCGCCCTTCCTGGTGGCCTTCCTGGTCGCCACGATCACCGCGATGTCCTATCTGGAACTGGTGACGCGCTATCCCCAGGCGGCGGGCGCGGCGCTCTATGCGCATCGGGCCTTCGGCGTCCATTTCCTGACCTTCCTGGTGGCCTTTACGGTGATGTGTTCGGGGATCACCTCGGCCTCGACCGCGTCGAACGCCTTCGCGGGGTTCCTGAATGACGGCTTCCGGCTGGGCTTCGCCAAGAGCAGCGCGGGGATCCTGCTGATCGCGCTTGGCTTCATGGCGCTTGTCGCGGCGATCAACCTGCGCGGCGTGGGCGAAAGCGTCAAGGCGAACGTGATCCTGACCTGCGTGGAACTGACCGGCCTTCTGATGATCATCTTCGTGGGCTTCTATGCGATGGCCCAGGGACGAGCCGACTTTTCCGAGGTGATGGTCTTTCATTCCTCCGAGGAAAAGGGCGCCTTCCTGTCGCTGACCGCCGCGACCGCGCTGGCCTTCTTTGCCATGGTCGGGTTCGAGGATTCCGTGAACATGGCCGAAGAGGTCAAGGATCCCGTCCGCATCTTCCCACGCATCATGCTGACGGGCCTGGGCATTACCGGGGTGATCTATATCCTGGTGTCGATCTGCGCGGTGGCCCTGGTGCCGGTGGGCGACCTGTCGAACCCCGACAAGGGATCGGCGCTGACGCAGGTGGTCCGGGCGGGCGCGCCGAACCTGCCCTTCGACACGATCTTCCCCTTCATCGGCATGTTCGCGGTGGCGAATTCCGCGCTGATCAACATGCTGATGGCCAGCCGCCTGCTCTACGGACTGGCCCGCCAAGGGGTGCTGCCGCACGGGCTGGGCCTGGTCCATCACAGGCGGCGCACGCCCTGGGTGGCGATCCTGTTCACCACCGCTTTGGCCTTCGGGCTGATCTATTTCGTCGTCACCCGGTCCGAACTTCCGGCGGTCAGCCTGCTGGGCGGCACCACCTCGCTGCTGCTGCTGTGCGTGTTCACGGTGGTCAACATCTCGCTGATCGTGCTGCGGCGACAGCCTGCCGGGCACGACCATTTCCGGGCGCCCGCGATCACGCCCTGGATCGGCGCCGTGACCTGCGCCTTCCTGGCCGGGCCATGGGCGCGCAGCGCGGCGCAGATGGACCAATACCGCATCGCGGGCTGGCTGCTGGCCATCGGGATCGTGCTGTGGGCCGCAACCTGGATCTGGAACCGGGCGCGTCACAAGCCCCATCCGGGCAGCCTGGGAGACATCGAATCGATGCGCGAACATCACGGGGATTCACCGCGCAACTAG
- a CDS encoding GNAT family N-acetyltransferase, translating into MTETLSFAAESPLADDLALLFQRHTVEMHADTPPASIHMMPRETLVSPQIDFFVLRRAGAPVGMAALKRLDPTHAEIKSMHILAEARGGGLSRLMLARLIDHARRAGLTRLSLETGAQPSFAAARGLYARGGFAECPPFGAYRADPNSVFMTRTL; encoded by the coding sequence GTGACGGAAACGCTTTCCTTTGCCGCCGAATCGCCGCTGGCCGATGACCTGGCTCTGCTGTTCCAGCGCCACACGGTGGAAATGCACGCCGATACGCCGCCCGCCTCCATCCACATGATGCCGCGCGAGACGCTGGTTTCGCCGCAGATCGACTTTTTCGTGCTGCGCCGCGCCGGTGCCCCGGTGGGCATGGCGGCGCTGAAGCGCCTCGATCCCACGCATGCAGAGATCAAGTCCATGCACATCCTGGCCGAGGCGCGCGGCGGGGGCCTGTCGCGGCTGATGCTGGCCCGGCTGATCGACCATGCGCGCCGGGCCGGGCTGACGCGGCTGTCGCTGGAAACCGGCGCGCAGCCCAGCTTTGCCGCCGCGCGGGGCCTCTATGCGCGCGGCGGCTTCGCCGAATGCCCGCCGTTCGGCGCCTATCGTGCCGATCCGAACAGCGTCTTCATGACCCGAACGCTGTGA
- a CDS encoding CarD family transcriptional regulator, which translates to MSKTKKNEFRPDDFVVYPAHGVGRIVSIDEQEVAGLRLEMFVISFEKDKMTLRVPTARASEIGMRSLSTPDLIDRALETLKGKARVKRAMWSRRAQEYDQKINSGDLMSIAEVVRDLHRNDDQREQSYSERQLYEAALDRLTREVAAVKGLDEGAAQKSVEEVLLSRAA; encoded by the coding sequence ATGTCCAAGACCAAGAAAAACGAATTCCGCCCCGATGACTTCGTCGTCTACCCGGCCCATGGCGTCGGCCGCATTGTCTCGATCGACGAACAGGAGGTCGCGGGCCTGCGGCTGGAGATGTTCGTCATCTCTTTCGAGAAGGACAAGATGACCCTGCGCGTTCCCACCGCCCGTGCCTCGGAAATCGGGATGCGCAGCCTGTCGACCCCCGACCTGATCGACCGCGCCCTGGAAACCCTGAAGGGCAAGGCCCGCGTCAAGCGCGCGATGTGGTCGCGCCGGGCGCAGGAATACGACCAGAAGATCAATTCCGGCGACCTGATGTCCATTGCCGAGGTGGTGCGGGACCTGCACCGCAATGACGATCAGCGCGAACAGTCCTATTCCGAACGCCAGCTTTACGAAGCGGCCCTGGACCGGCTGACCCGCGAGGTCGCGGCTGTCAAAGGTTTGGACGAGGGTGCGGCCCAGAAAAGCGTCGAGGAAGTGCTGCTGTCCCGCGCCGCCTGA
- the fdxA gene encoding ferredoxin FdxA has translation MTYVVTDNCIMCKYTDCVEVCPVDCFYEGENTLVIHPDECIDCGVCEPECPADAIRPDTEPAMEEWVEFNRKYSEIWPVITQKKDPLPTAAELDGVPGKLEKYFSEAPGEGD, from the coding sequence ATGACCTATGTCGTGACCGATAATTGCATCATGTGCAAATACACCGACTGCGTCGAGGTCTGCCCCGTGGACTGCTTCTACGAGGGTGAAAACACCCTGGTGATCCATCCCGACGAATGCATCGACTGCGGCGTCTGCGAACCGGAATGCCCGGCCGACGCGATCCGCCCCGATACCGAACCGGCCATGGAGGAATGGGTCGAGTTCAACCGCAAATATTCGGAAATCTGGCCGGTCATCACCCAGAAGAAGGATCCGTTGCCCACCGCCGCCGAACTGGACGGCGTTCCGGGCAAGCTGGAGAAGTATTTTTCCGAAGCGCCGGGCGAGGGCGACTGA
- a CDS encoding RNA-binding S4 domain-containing protein codes for MTDGPDGLRLDKWLFFARVFKSRAIAVERIEGGGVRVNDQPCNKPGKLVRPGDRIVVSAFGHVRVLEIAALGQRRGPAPEAQALYHDLDEPA; via the coding sequence GTGACGGACGGTCCCGACGGGCTGCGACTGGACAAGTGGCTGTTCTTCGCGCGGGTCTTCAAGTCCCGCGCGATTGCCGTCGAACGGATCGAGGGCGGGGGCGTGCGCGTGAACGACCAGCCCTGCAACAAGCCCGGCAAGCTGGTCCGGCCGGGCGACCGGATCGTGGTGTCGGCCTTCGGCCATGTCCGGGTGCTGGAAATAGCCGCGCTTGGCCAGCGGCGCGGCCCCGCGCCCGAGGCTCAGGCCCTGTATCACGACCTGGACGAACCGGCCTGA